A genomic segment from Panthera tigris isolate Pti1 chromosome A1, P.tigris_Pti1_mat1.1, whole genome shotgun sequence encodes:
- the LOC107181190 gene encoding 60S ribosomal protein L28-like: MQNSPSFLVKRNKQTYKHHTPKPEGSQPLPLKRADSQEDCGHGAMGPSRIKHVICKNNYCPDLRLAAIHRASTILHRQDPVMVKRQQLAPPRAP; encoded by the exons ATGCAGAACAGCCCCAGCTTTCTAGTCAAGAGGAACAAGCAGACATATAAGCACCACACCCCAAAACCTGAAGGCTCGCAACCTCTTCCGCTAAAACGAGCCGATTCCCAGGAAGACTGTGGGCATGGAGCAATGGGCCCAAG CCGCATCAAGCACGTGATCTGCAAGAACAACTACTGCCCAGATCTGCGCTTGGCTGCCATTCACAGAGCCAGCACCATCCTGCACAGACAGGATCCTGTGATGGTGAAGAGGCAGCAGTTAGCGCCACCAAGAGCACCCTGA